From a single Serratia surfactantfaciens genomic region:
- a CDS encoding RbsD/FucU domain-containing protein, which yields MIKSAITHPPLLAALAQCGHKTQVLIADGNYACVTHAPKDATVVYLNLAPGTLTAPPILEKLLACINVESAALMACPPDFTNTIEAEYRQLLPAHCPVEHLPREAFYAAVKSDRTLLVIASGEQRRFANLLLTVAPVV from the coding sequence ATGATCAAATCCGCCATCACCCACCCGCCGCTGCTCGCCGCGCTGGCGCAATGCGGGCATAAAACCCAGGTGCTGATCGCCGACGGCAACTACGCCTGCGTGACCCACGCGCCGAAAGACGCCACCGTGGTCTATCTTAACCTGGCGCCCGGCACCCTCACCGCCCCACCGATCCTGGAAAAACTGCTGGCCTGCATCAACGTGGAAAGCGCTGCGCTGATGGCCTGCCCGCCGGACTTCACCAACACCATCGAAGCCGAATACCGGCAGCTGCTACCGGCTCATTGCCCGGTCGAACACCTGCCGCGCGAGGCGTTTTACGCCGCGGTCAAATCGGATCGAACGCTGCTGGTGATCGCCTCCGGCGAACAGCGCCGCTTCGCCAATCTGCTGCTGACAGTGGCGCCGGTGGTGTGA
- a CDS encoding transketolase-like TK C-terminal-containing protein, whose product MSPQRITLPAASARTQTLAEACIRKMTSASQKAGASRPSASAWTAQTLGELNASGDIWLIDGRRRAEPPISRYATAWPLWFGHQSERYEKPLFYFVNTPLVDMLRGLEPETNRKGIFISDADTGSADLPKGVQAWFPLQLTGMQGWLPFDPANARETGAILHHALRALYLEGTRKMVYLATNADNGPLSSGEPFVAEQAFRGMYRVATAADSPLQVRLCGAGRALARVQQAAEVLKNWGIASEIWSCPSYTRLAQDAELADMQRQDSGGKCHLKTCLGAGNAPVVAVTDYSHLIANQLKRFIPARFAAVGSDSRVRGEIHYPQAEWIALCALKLLADEQKIPSALIADALRVLHITPAA is encoded by the coding sequence ATGTCGCCTCAACGTATAACACTGCCCGCCGCCTCGGCCAGAACCCAAACCCTGGCCGAAGCCTGTATCCGCAAGATGACCTCCGCCAGCCAAAAAGCCGGCGCTTCGCGCCCTTCTGCCAGCGCCTGGACGGCGCAAACTCTGGGCGAACTCAACGCCAGCGGCGACATCTGGCTTATCGACGGCAGAAGGCGCGCCGAGCCGCCGATTTCCCGCTACGCCACCGCCTGGCCGCTCTGGTTTGGCCATCAATCAGAGCGTTATGAGAAGCCGCTGTTTTACTTCGTCAACACGCCCTTGGTGGACATGCTCCGCGGGCTTGAGCCGGAAACCAATCGCAAGGGGATTTTCATCAGCGATGCAGATACCGGCAGTGCCGATTTGCCGAAAGGCGTTCAGGCCTGGTTCCCGCTTCAGCTCACGGGCATGCAGGGCTGGTTGCCTTTCGATCCGGCCAATGCCAGAGAAACCGGCGCGATACTCCATCACGCCCTGCGCGCGCTCTATCTGGAGGGAACGAGAAAGATGGTGTATCTCGCGACCAACGCAGACAATGGCCCCCTCTCTTCAGGGGAGCCGTTTGTCGCAGAACAGGCGTTCAGGGGAATGTATCGCGTCGCCACCGCGGCAGACTCACCGTTGCAGGTTCGTCTGTGCGGCGCCGGCCGTGCGCTCGCCCGCGTTCAGCAGGCGGCCGAGGTATTGAAAAACTGGGGGATTGCGTCTGAAATCTGGAGCTGCCCCAGCTACACGCGGTTGGCGCAGGACGCCGAACTCGCCGACATGCAGCGCCAGGACAGCGGCGGCAAATGCCATCTGAAAACGTGCCTGGGTGCCGGGAATGCCCCCGTCGTCGCCGTCACCGACTACTCGCACCTGATTGCCAATCAGCTCAAGCGATTCATTCCCGCACGCTTTGCCGCGGTGGGCTCAGATTCACGGGTGCGCGGCGAAATCCACTACCCGCAGGCGGAATGGATTGCGCTCTGCGCCCTCAAACTGCTGGCCGACGAGCAGAAAATCCCTTCGGCGCTGATCGCCGATGCGCTGCGCGTTCTGCACATCACACCCGCTGCCTGA
- the aceE gene encoding pyruvate dehydrogenase (acetyl-transferring), homodimeric type encodes MNQPVVKADLDPQETAEWLEAFEGVTDIDGRERAHFLLEKMAEADQRKHGDFFSLVTTPYVNTIPAYKQPTYPGDLAAEARINAFIRWNAMAMVLRAGKHSNVGGHIATYQSAAVLYDVGFMHFFRGRTDDFAGDMVYIQGHSAPGIYGRAYLEGRIDEELLDNFRRESAHRGLSSYPHPRLMPDFWQYPTVSMGLGPLTAAYQARYMRYLEYRELKPHQGRKVWAFLGDGEMDQPESLAAIALGGREKLDNLIFVVNCNLQRLDGPVRGNGKIIQELEGTFKAAGWQVIKVIWGSGWDKLLQKDRSGLLMQRMMECVDGDYQTFKSQSGAYVREHFFGKYPELLELVADLSDDEIWALHRGGHDPQKVYAAYHQAVHTTGRPTVVLAKTVKGFGMGEAGEGQNINHQLKKMSQDAVKAFRDRLGLTISDAQLAEIPYLKPEPDSAAAKYITATRTALGGYIPARFGQSAPLAIPELSRFDGLLKGSGERNMSTTMAFVNILGTLLKDANIGKLIVPIVPDESRTFGMEGLFRQIGIHSWLGQLYTPQDAGQLSYYKEAKDGQILQEGINESGAISTWIAAGTAYSNHDVATIPFYIFYSMFGLQRVGDLAWAAADARTKGFLLGATSGRTTLMGEGLQHDDGHSHVLSSVIPSCVSYDPTYAYELAVIVQSGMRRMFVEQEDIYYYITLLNEGYPQPPMPAGVEDGIIQGAYLLKQNETANQESPRAQLVASGAIMREALAAAALLAEDFGVASDIWSATSLSELRRNGMAAERWNLLHPEDPPKVPYIQSLLAAHPGPVVVATDYMKIVGDQIKPFLPDRAFITLGTDGFGRSDTREALREFFEVNRHFIALAALKLLADEGRIARSEVNRAMVLYGIAPDKPDPAAVK; translated from the coding sequence ATGAACCAACCCGTGGTTAAAGCAGATCTTGACCCGCAAGAGACGGCTGAATGGCTTGAGGCATTTGAAGGCGTCACCGATATCGATGGCCGTGAGCGCGCGCATTTTTTACTGGAGAAAATGGCCGAAGCCGATCAGCGAAAACACGGCGATTTCTTCAGCCTGGTCACCACGCCCTACGTGAACACCATTCCGGCTTATAAGCAGCCGACGTATCCCGGCGATCTGGCCGCTGAAGCGCGCATCAATGCGTTTATTCGCTGGAACGCCATGGCGATGGTGCTGCGCGCCGGCAAACATTCCAACGTTGGCGGGCATATCGCCACCTACCAGTCGGCCGCAGTGCTTTACGATGTGGGATTCATGCACTTCTTCCGTGGGCGCACCGATGATTTCGCCGGCGACATGGTGTATATCCAGGGCCACTCCGCCCCCGGTATTTATGGCCGTGCCTATCTCGAAGGCCGCATCGACGAGGAGCTGCTCGACAACTTTCGTCGCGAATCCGCGCACCGTGGCCTCTCCTCCTACCCGCACCCGCGGCTGATGCCGGATTTCTGGCAATATCCCACCGTTTCGATGGGGCTGGGGCCGCTGACCGCCGCCTACCAGGCGCGCTACATGCGTTATCTGGAATACCGCGAGCTGAAACCTCACCAGGGAAGAAAGGTGTGGGCGTTCCTCGGCGACGGCGAGATGGATCAACCGGAATCGCTGGCGGCGATTGCGCTGGGCGGACGAGAAAAACTCGATAACCTGATCTTCGTCGTGAACTGTAACCTGCAGCGGCTGGATGGCCCCGTGCGCGGCAACGGCAAGATCATTCAGGAACTGGAGGGCACCTTCAAAGCCGCCGGCTGGCAGGTAATCAAGGTGATCTGGGGCAGCGGCTGGGACAAACTGCTGCAAAAAGACCGCTCCGGACTGCTGATGCAGCGGATGATGGAGTGCGTCGACGGCGATTACCAGACCTTCAAATCGCAAAGCGGCGCCTATGTGCGGGAGCATTTCTTCGGCAAGTACCCGGAATTGCTCGAGCTGGTCGCCGACCTGAGCGACGATGAGATCTGGGCGCTGCACCGTGGCGGCCACGATCCGCAAAAGGTGTACGCCGCCTACCATCAGGCGGTGCATACCACGGGCAGACCGACGGTGGTGCTGGCCAAAACCGTCAAAGGGTTTGGCATGGGGGAAGCCGGTGAAGGGCAGAACATCAACCACCAGCTGAAAAAAATGAGCCAGGATGCGGTGAAAGCCTTCCGCGACCGTTTAGGGCTGACAATCTCCGACGCCCAACTGGCAGAGATCCCTTACCTGAAGCCTGAACCCGACAGCGCGGCGGCGAAGTACATCACCGCGACGCGCACTGCGCTGGGCGGCTACATCCCTGCCCGCTTCGGCCAATCCGCTCCGCTGGCGATACCGGAACTATCGCGCTTCGACGGCCTGCTGAAGGGCAGCGGCGAACGCAACATGTCGACCACCATGGCTTTCGTCAATATCCTCGGCACGCTGCTCAAAGACGCCAACATCGGCAAACTGATTGTGCCCATCGTGCCGGACGAATCGCGCACGTTCGGCATGGAAGGCCTGTTCCGCCAGATTGGCATCCATTCCTGGCTCGGCCAGCTGTATACCCCGCAAGACGCCGGGCAGCTCAGCTACTACAAAGAGGCCAAAGACGGCCAGATTTTGCAGGAAGGCATCAACGAATCCGGCGCGATATCGACCTGGATCGCCGCCGGCACCGCCTACAGCAACCACGATGTCGCGACAATCCCGTTCTATATCTTTTACTCCATGTTCGGGCTGCAGCGGGTGGGCGATCTCGCCTGGGCAGCGGCAGACGCGCGCACCAAGGGCTTCCTGCTCGGCGCCACCTCCGGCAGAACCACCCTGATGGGTGAAGGCTTGCAGCATGACGACGGCCACAGCCACGTGCTGTCTTCCGTCATTCCCAGCTGCGTCTCCTACGATCCGACCTATGCCTATGAACTCGCAGTGATCGTTCAGAGCGGCATGCGCAGGATGTTCGTTGAACAAGAGGATATTTACTACTACATCACCTTGCTCAACGAAGGATACCCGCAGCCGCCGATGCCGGCGGGCGTGGAGGACGGGATTATCCAGGGCGCCTATTTGCTCAAACAGAACGAAACGGCAAACCAAGAGAGCCCGCGCGCTCAGCTGGTCGCCAGCGGCGCCATCATGCGCGAGGCGCTGGCGGCGGCGGCGCTGTTGGCCGAGGACTTTGGCGTCGCCAGCGATATCTGGAGTGCCACCAGCCTGAGCGAACTGCGCCGTAACGGCATGGCGGCCGAACGCTGGAACCTGCTGCACCCGGAAGACCCGCCGAAAGTCCCTTATATACAGAGTCTGCTGGCGGCGCATCCTGGCCCGGTGGTGGTGGCGACGGACTATATGAAGATCGTCGGCGATCAGATCAAACCGTTCTTGCCGGACCGCGCCTTTATCACCTTGGGCACCGATGGCTTTGGCCGCTCGGACACTCGCGAGGCGCTACGTGAGTTCTTCGAGGTCAACCGCCATTTCATCGCGCTCGCCGCGTTGAAACTGCTGGCTGACGAAGGCCGTATCGCCCGCAGCGAGGTCAACCGCGCCATGGTGCTGTACGGCATCGCCCCCGATAAGCCGGATCCGGCGGCGGTGAAGTAA
- a CDS encoding MarR family winged helix-turn-helix transcriptional regulator, giving the protein MTDKQPDLWFSFVRAHRAMIRKIEAKLSEAGLPVYAWYDVLWGLESGENGTRRMHELADVLVIERYNLTRLMDRLEKERLVTRFRSDDDRRASFATITEEGKALRKKMWEIYRTVVNTHFLNQFSEEEIARFSDALDNAMQLARE; this is encoded by the coding sequence ATGACAGATAAACAACCCGACCTGTGGTTCTCCTTTGTGCGCGCGCATCGGGCGATGATCAGAAAGATAGAGGCGAAGTTGTCGGAGGCGGGGCTGCCGGTTTACGCCTGGTATGACGTGTTATGGGGATTGGAAAGCGGGGAAAACGGCACACGCCGCATGCATGAGCTGGCGGACGTGTTGGTGATTGAGCGTTACAACCTGACCCGCCTGATGGATCGCCTGGAAAAAGAGCGGCTGGTCACGCGTTTTCGATCGGATGACGATCGCCGGGCCTCCTTCGCGACTATCACCGAGGAAGGCAAGGCCCTGCGGAAAAAGATGTGGGAGATCTACCGCACGGTGGTCAACACCCATTTTCTCAACCAGTTCAGCGAAGAAGAGATCGCACGCTTCTCCGACGCGTTGGACAACGCGATGCAGCTGGCCAGAGAGTGA
- a CDS encoding SDR family NAD(P)-dependent oxidoreductase → MGDLTGKKVFITGAEQGIGRATAERLIKAGCDIYFHYHSDESGPKALVALAHSLGQKAAYGYADLIDTDETRRCVSAGAEFLGGIDILINNVGGIVGRKWLGEIDRAFWQTVIDVNMTTMLNVTQSALPHLKAAPDGASIVNLASLAGRTGGHSGSLAYSATKGAVLTWTRSLAAELGEYGIRVNAVAPGLILGTRFHNRHTTQASAEETVRAIPLGRAGTPDDVARAIAFLAAEFDGFISGATLDINGGIYRM, encoded by the coding sequence ATGGGCGATCTTACGGGCAAAAAGGTCTTTATCACCGGGGCGGAACAGGGCATCGGCCGCGCCACCGCGGAACGGCTTATCAAGGCCGGTTGCGACATCTATTTTCATTACCACAGCGACGAAAGCGGCCCCAAGGCGCTGGTGGCGCTGGCCCATTCTCTCGGGCAAAAGGCCGCTTACGGCTATGCCGATCTCATCGACACCGACGAAACGCGGCGCTGCGTCTCGGCCGGCGCAGAATTTCTCGGCGGCATCGATATTCTGATCAATAACGTCGGCGGCATCGTCGGGCGCAAATGGCTGGGCGAGATCGACCGCGCCTTTTGGCAAACCGTGATCGACGTGAACATGACCACCATGCTGAACGTGACCCAGAGCGCGCTGCCGCATCTGAAAGCGGCGCCTGACGGCGCCAGCATCGTCAACCTGGCCTCGCTGGCCGGCCGCACCGGCGGGCACTCGGGCTCGCTGGCCTATTCCGCCACCAAAGGTGCGGTGCTCACCTGGACGCGCTCGCTGGCGGCGGAGCTGGGCGAGTACGGCATCCGGGTGAATGCGGTGGCGCCCGGCCTGATCCTCGGCACCCGTTTCCACAATCGCCACACCACCCAGGCATCGGCGGAGGAAACCGTTCGCGCCATCCCGCTGGGCCGCGCAGGCACGCCGGACGACGTAGCGCGCGCCATCGCCTTTCTGGCGGCGGAGTTCGACGGCTTCATCTCCGGCGCCACCCTCGACATCAACGGCGGCATCTACCGCATGTAA
- a CDS encoding alpha/beta hydrolase, whose product MENYANQSHWQEIQRFLPENFRLRPGEEPTEVWWPWRQHRIHLDCYRRPEAPVKVILFHGVGTNGRQMSTILGAPLARRGIETIAVDMPGYGMTQMGGQRRRVRYDDWVQIGSDLIDAERAKDARPIVLYGLSAGGMETYHVAALNRQVKGIVGMTFLDQREQQVRDETALNLLMSRLGIPLARLTAATPLAGMAMPMALASKMHALVNDKAALKACLADNTSAGAWVTMRFLVSYAEYAPAIEPEAFDVCPVLLTQPAQDRWTPLHLSELFLRRIRRVPVTTVMLENAGHYPLEQPGLDQMVEAVHRFCLAAAER is encoded by the coding sequence ATGGAGAATTACGCCAATCAATCTCACTGGCAGGAGATTCAACGATTCCTGCCGGAAAATTTTCGGCTGCGGCCGGGGGAAGAACCGACCGAGGTGTGGTGGCCCTGGCGGCAGCACCGTATTCATCTGGACTGCTATCGCCGCCCGGAGGCGCCGGTGAAAGTGATCCTGTTTCATGGGGTCGGCACCAACGGCCGACAGATGTCGACCATCCTGGGAGCGCCGCTGGCGCGACGGGGGATAGAGACGATCGCCGTCGACATGCCGGGGTACGGAATGACGCAGATGGGCGGCCAACGGCGGCGCGTGCGTTACGACGACTGGGTGCAGATCGGCAGCGATCTGATCGACGCGGAACGGGCGAAGGATGCGCGGCCGATTGTGCTGTACGGCCTGAGCGCCGGCGGGATGGAGACTTACCACGTGGCGGCGTTGAACCGGCAGGTGAAAGGCATTGTCGGCATGACGTTTCTCGATCAGCGTGAACAGCAGGTGCGCGACGAGACGGCATTGAATCTGTTGATGAGCCGCCTGGGCATTCCGTTGGCGCGGCTGACGGCCGCCACGCCGCTGGCGGGTATGGCGATGCCGATGGCGCTGGCGAGCAAGATGCATGCGCTGGTCAATGACAAGGCGGCGCTCAAGGCGTGCCTGGCGGACAACACCTCGGCGGGAGCCTGGGTGACGATGCGGTTTTTGGTCTCGTACGCGGAGTATGCACCCGCCATTGAACCGGAAGCGTTCGACGTTTGCCCGGTTCTGTTGACGCAACCGGCGCAGGATCGCTGGACGCCGTTGCACCTGAGTGAACTGTTTCTGCGGCGCATTCGGCGGGTGCCGGTGACCACCGTGATGCTCGAGAACGCCGGGCATTATCCCCTCGAGCAGCCGGGCCTCGATCAGATGGTTGAAGCGGTGCATCGTTTTTGCCTGGCCGCGGCGGAGCGGTGA
- a CDS encoding colicin-like pore-forming protein, with the protein MKLEAVIKAARRINPDAKLHIESVSPSGTLSLSATGLTAEQAKHIGLGGLVMGVNAKGVTVAIGDIETGHARKPSTPSKGGNNGLNAGQIGASSLGSFVTDSHRDRPVSGWHGNGKTGEFSTTRTTGSYYGFHHLKVEKQDGVATYNLYYKANKNRPAFIAVVRGDNLNAMEVKYANGKPVKSPGSVKTIVKEFVEYQNAELKAIKDGVSLAAGINKDIAEKIGAKYAKLAKDLEAGIQGKYIRNVQDAEKTYEQLTKGLNKKLKAQDKAAIVTWLKMIDAEQYARNARVLGKVFTGVDWAIKGADLVNAAIEGFSTGNWKAFRNQLEALGLSIGAGYTLSAIAAFFAPTLVSSTVGIFAFAYLFGWATSYIDAERAGELEKWVADL; encoded by the coding sequence ATGAAGCTGGAGGCGGTGATTAAGGCGGCGCGCAGAATTAACCCGGATGCGAAATTGCATATTGAAAGCGTCAGCCCATCCGGCACGCTGAGCCTTTCCGCCACCGGTTTGACGGCCGAGCAGGCGAAGCACATTGGCCTGGGGGGGCTGGTGATGGGGGTCAACGCCAAGGGGGTGACAGTGGCGATCGGGGATATCGAAACCGGCCATGCGCGCAAGCCCTCAACTCCTAGCAAAGGCGGCAACAATGGCCTGAATGCCGGGCAGATCGGCGCCTCTTCGTTAGGCAGTTTCGTGACAGACTCGCATCGCGATCGGCCCGTCAGCGGCTGGCATGGCAACGGCAAAACCGGCGAATTCTCGACGACCCGCACGACCGGGAGTTACTACGGTTTTCATCATTTGAAGGTGGAAAAGCAAGACGGAGTGGCGACCTACAACCTCTACTATAAGGCCAATAAGAACCGGCCCGCGTTTATCGCCGTGGTGAGAGGGGATAATCTGAATGCCATGGAGGTGAAATATGCCAACGGCAAACCGGTAAAATCGCCCGGCTCGGTAAAAACGATCGTTAAGGAATTCGTCGAATATCAAAATGCGGAATTAAAAGCCATCAAGGATGGCGTCAGCCTGGCCGCAGGTATCAATAAAGATATCGCGGAAAAGATAGGCGCGAAATACGCCAAACTCGCCAAGGATTTGGAGGCGGGAATACAAGGAAAATATATCCGCAACGTGCAAGATGCGGAGAAAACCTACGAGCAATTGACGAAGGGCCTGAACAAAAAACTCAAGGCGCAGGACAAAGCGGCGATTGTCACCTGGCTGAAAATGATCGATGCGGAACAGTATGCCCGCAATGCGCGGGTATTGGGCAAGGTCTTCACCGGGGTGGATTGGGCGATCAAAGGCGCGGATCTGGTAAACGCCGCGATTGAAGGTTTCTCAACGGGCAACTGGAAAGCGTTCCGCAACCAGCTCGAAGCGCTCGGGTTGTCGATCGGCGCAGGGTATACGCTTTCCGCTATCGCCGCGTTTTTCGCGCCGACGCTGGTGTCGTCGACGGTGGGCATTTTCGCCTTCGCTTACCTGTTTGGCTGGGCCACCAGCTATATCGATGCGGAACGTGCGGGGGAGCTGGAGAAGTGGGTCGCTGACCTGTAA
- a CDS encoding MFS transporter, which translates to MILLYFLAFLDRNNMAYAAKALEDNLGLTASAFGFASGIFFIGYFLFEIPSNAGTIKFGPRIWFARILISWGIFATLLGFVRTPMELYICRFMLGVCEAGFFPSVVYYFTVFFPEKYRTKILGMFIIVQPLSNAVGSPISGFILNIQHDWFGFAPWQLLFILEGLPPIVIGLLIPFLIKNSPKDVGYLNVEEKAWLMSNAGRSKSGSKITLGDFLKGIKNKKYLLYALLNFGMVCGIYGFGTWLPSIIGAISGGDIFRVSLLALIPYGLAALLVYPWSLWASKTKKLGVFAGLSMVIAAIGLMGAVTFFKYDPFVALSFLCIAAIGIYTAVPPFLSMPANISTGAAAAAGLAVVSCIGNIGGFVAPYAVGVLNDLTGSSAPGLFFLASCLLATGLTCIFYCAKQREGVINS; encoded by the coding sequence ATGATCTTGTTGTATTTCCTGGCCTTTCTCGACCGCAACAATATGGCCTACGCCGCCAAAGCGTTGGAAGATAATCTGGGATTGACCGCCTCGGCCTTCGGCTTCGCCTCCGGAATTTTCTTTATCGGCTATTTTCTGTTTGAAATACCCAGCAACGCCGGCACCATAAAATTCGGCCCGCGCATCTGGTTCGCCAGAATATTAATTTCCTGGGGCATCTTCGCGACCCTGCTCGGTTTTGTGCGCACGCCGATGGAGCTGTATATTTGCCGTTTTATGCTGGGCGTGTGCGAAGCCGGTTTCTTTCCCTCGGTGGTGTATTACTTCACGGTGTTCTTCCCGGAAAAGTACCGCACTAAAATTCTCGGCATGTTCATCATCGTCCAGCCGCTGTCCAACGCCGTCGGCTCGCCGATTTCCGGCTTTATTCTCAATATTCAGCACGATTGGTTCGGGTTCGCCCCCTGGCAACTGCTGTTCATTCTCGAAGGGCTGCCGCCGATCGTCATCGGCCTGCTGATTCCGTTCCTGATCAAGAATTCGCCCAAAGACGTCGGCTATCTGAACGTAGAGGAAAAAGCCTGGCTGATGAGCAACGCCGGCCGTTCCAAATCCGGCTCCAAAATCACGCTGGGCGACTTCCTGAAAGGAATTAAAAACAAAAAATACCTGCTCTACGCGCTGCTCAACTTCGGCATGGTGTGCGGCATTTATGGCTTCGGCACCTGGCTGCCGTCCATCATCGGCGCCATTTCCGGCGGCGATATCTTCCGCGTCAGCCTGCTGGCGCTCATTCCCTACGGCCTGGCCGCGCTGCTGGTCTATCCGTGGAGCCTGTGGGCCAGCAAAACCAAAAAACTCGGCGTATTCGCCGGCCTCAGCATGGTGATCGCCGCCATCGGCCTGATGGGCGCGGTGACATTTTTTAAATACGACCCGTTCGTCGCGCTGTCGTTCCTGTGCATCGCCGCCATCGGCATCTACACCGCCGTGCCGCCGTTTTTATCCATGCCCGCCAACATTTCCACCGGCGCGGCGGCGGCGGCCGGGCTGGCGGTGGTCAGCTGCATCGGCAATATCGGCGGCTTCGTCGCCCCCTATGCGGTGGGCGTGCTGAACGATCTGACCGGCAGCAGCGCGCCGGGGCTGTTTTTCCTGGCCTCGTGCCTGCTGGCGACCGGTTTGACCTGCATTTTCTACTGCGCCAAACAGCGTGAAGGCGTCATCAATTCTTAA
- the umuD gene encoding translesion error-prone DNA polymerase V autoproteolytic subunit, protein MNMLSTSRLYAFSPGEPLTLPLFADRVACGFPSPAQDYVESRLDIGKLLVRHPNATYFVRASGESMIDGNIRDGDLLIVDSALTPEHGNIVIAAVDGEFTVKKLQRRPDVRLLPMNPAYAPIVFDDEAQLEIFGVVTFIVYAAL, encoded by the coding sequence ATGAATATGCTGAGCACTTCAAGGTTGTATGCTTTTTCACCAGGTGAGCCCCTGACGTTACCGCTGTTTGCCGATCGTGTGGCCTGCGGCTTTCCTTCACCGGCGCAGGACTATGTCGAGAGCCGGCTGGATATCGGCAAGCTGCTGGTGCGCCATCCTAACGCCACCTATTTCGTGCGCGCCAGCGGCGAATCGATGATCGACGGCAATATTCGGGATGGCGATCTGCTGATCGTCGACAGCGCCCTGACGCCAGAGCACGGCAATATCGTGATCGCCGCGGTGGACGGCGAATTCACCGTCAAAAAACTGCAGCGCCGGCCCGACGTGCGGCTGTTGCCGATGAATCCCGCCTACGCGCCTATCGTGTTCGACGACGAAGCGCAGCTGGAGATCTTCGGCGTGGTGACCTTTATCGTCTACGCGGCACTGTAG
- the umuC gene encoding translesion error-prone DNA polymerase V subunit UmuC, with product MFALVDVNSFYASCETIFRPDLQGRSVIVLSNNDGCVIARNAEAKALGVPMGAPYFKIKEEMRRRNVAVFSSNYALYADMSRRVMDTLEEMAPAVEIYSLDEAFLRLDGVAHCEALEPFGHRVRDRIRRELHLTVGVGIAPSKTLAKLANFASKKWRGTGGVVDLSDPARQRKLLALIPVEEVWGVGRRLTRQLQAMGIHTALQLADCDTRLARKTFSVVLERTIRELRGESCLQWEDEAAAKEQIICSRSFGQRLTHYPHMREAICSYAERAAEKLRQEKRYCRNVSVFIKTSPHSAGEGYYSNMGTARLQTPSNDSRDIIAMAVRALESIWQEGRRYLKGGVVLGDFSAAAMAQIDLFDDCPPRRNGSQLMATIDRLNQEGRGRVWFAGQGIVKPWQMKREMLSPAYTTRLADIPVVRLGERAPRAAESKEEKRRG from the coding sequence ATGTTCGCCCTGGTAGACGTCAACAGCTTCTACGCTTCCTGCGAAACCATCTTCCGACCCGATCTGCAAGGGCGGTCGGTGATCGTGCTGTCCAACAACGACGGCTGTGTGATCGCCCGCAACGCCGAGGCGAAGGCGCTGGGCGTGCCGATGGGCGCGCCTTATTTCAAGATCAAAGAGGAGATGCGTCGCCGCAACGTCGCGGTGTTCTCCTCCAACTACGCGCTGTACGCCGATATGTCCCGCCGGGTGATGGACACGCTGGAGGAGATGGCGCCGGCGGTGGAGATTTATTCGCTGGACGAAGCCTTTCTGCGGCTGGACGGCGTGGCGCACTGCGAGGCGCTGGAACCGTTCGGTCATCGGGTGCGCGATCGCATCCGGCGCGAGCTGCATTTGACGGTCGGGGTCGGCATTGCACCGAGTAAAACGCTGGCCAAGTTGGCTAACTTTGCCTCCAAGAAATGGCGGGGGACCGGCGGCGTGGTGGACTTGTCCGATCCGGCGCGCCAGCGCAAGCTGCTGGCGTTAATCCCGGTGGAGGAGGTGTGGGGCGTGGGCCGCCGCCTGACCCGTCAGCTGCAGGCGATGGGCATTCACACCGCGCTGCAGCTGGCGGACTGCGATACCCGGCTGGCGCGTAAAACCTTCAGCGTGGTGCTGGAGCGCACGATACGAGAGCTGCGCGGCGAGTCATGCCTGCAATGGGAGGATGAAGCGGCGGCCAAAGAGCAGATCATCTGTTCCCGTTCGTTCGGCCAGCGCCTGACGCATTACCCGCACATGCGCGAGGCGATCTGCAGCTACGCCGAACGCGCCGCCGAGAAGCTGCGGCAGGAAAAGCGCTACTGTCGCAATGTGTCGGTGTTTATCAAAACCAGCCCGCATTCGGCGGGCGAAGGGTATTACAGCAATATGGGCACCGCCCGGCTGCAAACGCCGAGCAACGACAGCCGCGACATTATCGCCATGGCGGTGCGCGCGCTGGAGAGCATCTGGCAGGAAGGGCGACGCTACCTGAAGGGCGGCGTGGTGCTGGGGGATTTCAGCGCCGCCGCCATGGCGCAGATCGACCTGTTCGACGACTGTCCGCCGCGCCGCAACGGCAGTCAGCTGATGGCGACCATCGATCGTCTGAATCAGGAGGGGCGCGGGCGTGTGTGGTTCGCCGGGCAGGGGATCGTCAAGCCGTGGCAAATGAAGCGCGAAATGCTGTCGCCGGCCTACACCACCCGGCTGGCGGATATCCCGGTGGTGCGGCTGGGGGAGCGGGCGCCGCGCGCAGCCGAGTCGAAGGAAGAAAAACGCCGCGGGTAA